One genomic segment of [Pasteurella] aerogenes includes these proteins:
- the fbpB gene encoding Fe(3+) transport system permease protein FbpB: MRKITSKLHKISWFLTALLITLFFILPISAILYESASADWQNLAHLWQTVLADYVINSLLLVLGTVALSLIFALPCAWIVSHYQFFGQRMLQWLLCLPLAMPAYLVGYLYTDLLDYAGPVQTFLRDFFGWESAQDYWFPSIRTLGGACFILALVLYPYIFLLVRVALMEQSENLIQSAKMLGAGKKQVLYQVIFPLIRPAIAVGAALVAMETLGDFGAVSYFAVPTLTTAIYDTWLGYGDLGSASQIAIFMLLMIFVLLMLERYSRRKQKTYQRGYEKKMESKKLSGISLILAQVYCWGLLALAFFLPLGKLAYWAWHYFAQAQLERFWQYAYNSLSVSVIASLICVAIGLVLHYLQRMAPQYSPRFKPLARYSLQISSLGYAIPGTVLAIGILIPYTAFDHIFNNTLKWLGLPSIGLLFSGTIVALISAYVFRLSAMAIGGIETSMNKISPSLDMASRTLGSNGIKMFRKVHIPLLSKGILTALLLVFIECMKELNASLLLRPFNFDTLATYVFTFTSDEQLEQAALPAIVLILVGLIPVIWLTRSLTSTAKQA, translated from the coding sequence ATGCGTAAAATAACATCAAAATTGCATAAAATTAGCTGGTTTTTGACCGCACTTTTAATTACTTTATTTTTTATTTTGCCCATCTCGGCAATTTTATACGAGTCTGCCTCTGCAGATTGGCAAAATTTGGCGCACCTTTGGCAAACCGTACTGGCGGATTATGTGATCAATTCGCTGTTATTGGTGTTAGGAACGGTGGCGCTTAGTTTGATTTTTGCCTTGCCTTGCGCTTGGATCGTTTCGCATTATCAATTTTTCGGGCAGCGAATGTTGCAATGGCTGCTTTGTTTGCCTTTAGCGATGCCGGCGTATTTGGTAGGGTATTTATATACTGATTTATTGGATTATGCCGGTCCAGTGCAAACCTTTTTGCGCGATTTTTTTGGTTGGGAAAGCGCGCAAGATTATTGGTTTCCGTCAATTCGTACCCTTGGTGGTGCTTGTTTTATATTGGCATTGGTATTGTATCCTTATATTTTCTTATTGGTTCGCGTGGCATTAATGGAGCAATCGGAAAATTTAATACAAAGTGCCAAAATGTTGGGCGCCGGCAAAAAACAAGTGTTATACCAGGTGATTTTTCCCTTAATTCGACCGGCAATTGCGGTTGGTGCCGCGTTAGTTGCGATGGAAACGCTGGGCGATTTTGGCGCGGTATCTTATTTTGCAGTTCCGACGTTAACAACTGCGATTTATGACACTTGGCTTGGCTATGGCGATTTAGGATCGGCAAGCCAAATTGCGATTTTTATGTTATTGATGATCTTCGTTTTATTGATGCTTGAACGTTATAGCCGCCGCAAACAAAAAACTTATCAACGCGGTTATGAAAAAAAAATGGAGAGCAAAAAATTAAGTGGAATAAGTTTGATCTTAGCGCAAGTTTACTGTTGGGGCTTGCTGGCACTGGCGTTTTTTCTTCCGCTTGGCAAATTAGCCTATTGGGCATGGCATTATTTTGCGCAAGCGCAACTGGAACGCTTTTGGCAGTATGCGTACAATAGCTTGAGCGTTTCAGTGATTGCGTCGCTTATTTGTGTTGCAATTGGTTTGGTTTTGCATTATTTACAACGCATGGCGCCGCAATATTCGCCACGATTTAAACCCTTGGCGCGTTACAGCTTACAAATTTCCAGCCTTGGTTATGCCATTCCCGGCACTGTATTGGCGATCGGCATCCTAATTCCTTATACCGCTTTTGACCATATTTTCAATAACACCTTGAAATGGCTCGGATTGCCAAGTATTGGTTTGCTCTTTTCCGGTACCATTGTTGCTTTAATTTCCGCTTATGTGTTTCGTCTTTCCGCGATGGCGATTGGTGGAATTGAAACGTCGATGAATAAAATATCGCCATCATTGGATATGGCAAGCAGAACACTCGGATCTAATGGCATTAAAATGTTTAGAAAAGTGCATATTCCGTTGCTTTCTAAGGGGATTTTGACCGCACTTTTACTGGTGTTTATTGAATGTATGAAAGAATTAAATGCCTCTTTATTATTAAGACCCTTTAATTTTGACACTTTAGCGACTTACGTTTTCACCTTTACTTCCGATGAACAATTAGAACAAGCAGCGTTGCCGGCCATTGTCTTAATTTTAGTTGGGCTAATTCCTGTAATTTGGCTCACCCGATCTCTTACTTCCACCGCAAAACAAGCATGA
- a CDS encoding DoxX, producing MNILETLKPHILGLLRILAGYMYFLHGTAKLFEFPISMTGGNGSVALFSLIGVAAILELVGGLFLILGLFTRITSFLLSGQMAVAYLIAHASAATFLLPTANKGEVAVLYSLLFFYFVFSGPGAFALDNRKKTNTQ from the coding sequence ATGAACATCTTAGAAACACTGAAACCCCACATTTTAGGATTATTAAGAATTCTTGCTGGCTATATGTATTTCTTACATGGCACTGCAAAATTATTTGAATTCCCCATATCTATGACCGGCGGAAATGGATCTGTCGCCTTATTTTCCCTTATCGGCGTTGCGGCTATTTTAGAGTTAGTGGGCGGTTTATTTTTAATCTTAGGATTATTTACCCGCATTACTTCCTTTTTGTTATCCGGTCAAATGGCAGTCGCTTATTTAATCGCCCATGCCAGCGCTGCGACGTTCTTATTACCAACCGCAAATAAAGGCGAAGTTGCGGTATTATACTCTCTACTTTTCTTTTATTTCGTCTTTTCCGGTCCCGGCGCTTTTGCCTTAGATAACCGCAAAAAAACCAATACACAATAA
- the fbpA gene encoding protein FbpA, with protein sequence MMKKRLSALAVSLSAVVSMSAIASEEVNIYSYRQPYLIEPMLKAFEQDTGVKVNVIFADKGLVERVKREGELSPADVLLTVDISRVMEVVNAGLAQPIESDVLKANIPAQYRDSKNEWFALTTRARAIYTSKERVGKLPEDFTYYDLAKPEYKGKVCVRSGKNSYNVSLFASMIAHDGEAKVKQFLQDLKGNLAQKPQGGDRDQVKAIKEGICDYALGNSYYFGKMLDDEKQREWAQAVYINFPNQKAQGTHVNISGVALAKYAPNKENAVKLVEYLSGDHAQQMYAELNHEYPVKPGVASSKLVQSWGSFTADELPLEKVAENYDKALKLVDEVKFDL encoded by the coding sequence ATGATGAAAAAACGCCTTTCCGCTTTAGCAGTAAGTCTTTCTGCGGTTGTTTCTATGAGCGCAATTGCTTCGGAAGAAGTGAATATTTATTCTTATCGTCAGCCCTATTTAATTGAGCCGATGTTAAAAGCCTTTGAGCAAGACACTGGGGTAAAAGTGAATGTGATTTTCGCGGATAAAGGGTTGGTTGAACGTGTTAAACGGGAAGGAGAATTAAGCCCAGCAGACGTGTTATTAACCGTGGATATTAGCCGTGTGATGGAAGTGGTGAATGCCGGTTTGGCACAACCTATCGAAAGCGATGTATTAAAAGCCAATATTCCGGCGCAATATCGTGACAGTAAAAATGAATGGTTTGCACTGACTACGCGCGCGCGCGCGATATATACTTCAAAAGAACGCGTTGGCAAATTACCAGAAGATTTTACTTATTACGATTTGGCTAAACCGGAATATAAAGGCAAAGTTTGCGTACGTTCGGGGAAAAATTCCTACAATGTTTCGCTTTTTGCTTCTATGATTGCTCATGATGGCGAAGCTAAAGTGAAACAATTTTTACAAGATTTGAAAGGGAACTTAGCACAAAAACCGCAAGGCGGCGATCGTGATCAAGTGAAAGCGATCAAAGAAGGCATTTGCGATTATGCTTTGGGCAACAGCTATTATTTCGGCAAAATGCTTGATGATGAAAAACAACGCGAATGGGCGCAAGCGGTATATATCAACTTTCCAAATCAAAAAGCGCAAGGTACGCACGTAAACATTAGCGGCGTTGCCCTTGCCAAATATGCACCGAATAAAGAAAATGCGGTGAAATTAGTCGAATACTTGAGCGGCGATCATGCACAACAAATGTATGCGGAATTAAACCACGAATATCCGGTAAAACCGGGCGTGGCGAGTTCTAAGTTAGTACAATCTTGGGGCAGCTTTACCGCGGATGAATTGCCATTGGAAAAAGTGGCAGAAAATTATGATAAAGCCCTGAAATTAGTGGATGAAGTCAAATTTGATCTGTAA
- a CDS encoding thioredoxin: MKTHVIEINEQNLTETLQNAQHTPMAIVFYAPSHQTSVEFTALLSRYAEKYQGQFILGKVNCETEQMVAAQFRIQALPTTYLFKDGQALDAFQGALAEETLQQRLSAILPKEDEIKFNQALELLSGEHYDEALPLLKEAWELSDKKNSDIALLYAETYIAMKRTEPAQDILKQIPLQDRDSRWQGLQAQIDLLIKAADTPEIQQLQADFAKNPSAEIALKLALQLHQANRNEESLELLFSLLKQDLAAENGEVKKQFLEILAAIGNHDPLTNKYRRLLYALLY; encoded by the coding sequence ATGAAAACTCATGTTATTGAAATTAATGAACAAAACTTAACGGAAACATTACAAAACGCACAACATACGCCAATGGCGATTGTTTTTTATGCGCCCAGCCACCAAACTTCCGTAGAATTCACCGCACTTTTATCCCGTTATGCGGAAAAATATCAAGGGCAATTTATTTTAGGCAAAGTCAATTGCGAAACAGAACAAATGGTTGCCGCGCAATTTCGTATCCAAGCCTTACCGACCACTTATTTATTTAAAGACGGTCAGGCGCTAGATGCCTTCCAAGGGGCATTAGCGGAAGAAACCTTGCAACAACGTTTAAGCGCCATTTTGCCAAAAGAAGACGAAATCAAATTTAATCAAGCCTTAGAGTTATTATCCGGCGAACATTACGACGAAGCCTTACCGTTATTAAAAGAAGCCTGGGAATTATCCGATAAGAAAAACAGCGATATTGCATTGTTGTATGCAGAAACCTATATCGCCATGAAACGTACAGAACCGGCGCAAGACATTTTAAAACAAATTCCGCTGCAAGATCGCGATAGCCGCTGGCAAGGGCTGCAAGCGCAAATTGATTTGTTAATTAAAGCGGCGGATACTCCGGAAATTCAACAATTACAAGCCGATTTTGCCAAAAATCCAAGTGCGGAAATTGCACTAAAGCTGGCATTACAATTGCACCAAGCCAATCGCAACGAAGAATCGTTGGAACTGTTATTTAGCCTTTTAAAACAGGACTTAGCAGCAGAAAATGGCGAAGTGAAAAAACAATTTTTAGAAATCTTAGCCGCCATCGGCAACCACGATCCGCTTACCAATAAATATCGCCGATTATTGTACGCATTACTCTATTGA
- the fbpC1 gene encoding Fe(3+) transport system ATP-binding protein FbpC, which produces MIMSVLTVENLTTKYSHEAILNGLNLTIDDNEILCLLGASGCGKTTLLKAIAGLQPISQGRILLHQQDLTDCPVESRQIGLIFQDYALFPHLTVEENICFGLQQKSAVEKKEILQKMTALVHLEGLQKRYPHELSGGQQQRVAIARALACNPRLLLLDEPFSNIDSQVRYQMIEEIKQILKQAKISAIFVTHSKEEAFAFADKLAVMDQGKIVQIGDASSLYQRPNSRFVAEFLGSCNYVECQIHQQQLFSIFGQQAVNPSLTLASGQPVPTQQTLYWLIRPQHIQMQPDDQGNGVIKSGLFLGQFYQYQVEIDRTLLKVQHIQPFNIGTRVRVHYMDKNPVLFLAE; this is translated from the coding sequence ATGATTATGAGCGTATTAACTGTAGAAAATCTCACCACAAAATATAGTCACGAAGCCATTTTAAACGGGCTGAATTTAACCATCGACGACAACGAAATTCTTTGTTTGCTCGGTGCCAGCGGCTGCGGCAAAACTACGCTATTAAAAGCCATTGCTGGCTTGCAACCGATTTCACAAGGCAGAATTCTATTGCATCAACAAGATCTCACCGATTGCCCAGTGGAATCTCGCCAAATTGGTTTGATTTTCCAAGATTATGCATTATTTCCGCATTTGACGGTGGAAGAAAATATTTGTTTCGGTTTACAGCAAAAAAGTGCGGTGGAAAAAAAGGAAATTTTGCAAAAAATGACCGCACTTGTCCATTTGGAGGGATTACAAAAACGTTATCCACACGAACTTTCCGGCGGACAGCAACAGCGCGTTGCAATTGCGCGCGCACTGGCTTGTAACCCGCGCTTATTGTTGCTGGACGAACCTTTTTCCAATATCGACAGCCAAGTGCGTTACCAAATGATCGAAGAAATTAAGCAAATTTTAAAACAGGCTAAAATTTCCGCGATTTTTGTGACCCACAGTAAAGAAGAAGCCTTTGCTTTTGCAGATAAATTGGCAGTGATGGATCAGGGAAAAATCGTGCAAATTGGCGATGCCTCAAGTTTATATCAACGTCCAAATAGCCGCTTTGTCGCAGAGTTTTTGGGCAGCTGCAACTATGTAGAATGCCAAATTCATCAACAGCAGCTCTTTTCCATTTTTGGTCAACAGGCGGTAAATCCTTCGTTAACGCTTGCTAGTGGACAACCGGTACCAACGCAACAAACGCTCTATTGGCTTATTCGCCCGCAGCATATCCAAATGCAACCGGATGATCAAGGTAACGGGGTGATTAAAAGTGGCTTATTTTTAGGACAATTTTACCAATATCAAGTAGAAATTGACCGCACTTTACTTAAAGTACAACATATTCAACCTTTTAATATTGGCACACGCGTAAGGGTGCATTATATGGATAAAAATCCGGTGTTGTTTTTAGCAGAATAG
- the nusB gene encoding N utilization substance protein B, with the protein MTEQVKKISPRRRARECAVQALYSWYVSQNSVEEVELAFFVDQEEELKGADKPYFRKLFRETVANVEVVDSTLMPFLDRDLSELDPIEKAVLRLAVYELQFEPDVPYKVVINEAIEVAKVFGAEDSHKYVNGVLDKVAPSLSRK; encoded by the coding sequence ATGACGGAACAAGTAAAAAAAATCTCTCCTCGTCGTCGTGCGAGAGAATGTGCGGTTCAAGCGTTGTATTCTTGGTATGTGTCACAAAACTCTGTCGAAGAAGTTGAGTTGGCATTTTTTGTGGATCAGGAAGAAGAACTGAAAGGGGCGGATAAGCCTTATTTCCGTAAATTATTTCGTGAAACGGTAGCGAATGTTGAGGTGGTGGACAGCACGTTAATGCCATTTTTGGATCGTGATTTAAGTGAATTGGATCCGATTGAAAAAGCGGTGTTGCGCTTAGCGGTGTATGAACTGCAATTCGAGCCGGATGTACCTTATAAAGTCGTAATCAATGAAGCCATTGAAGTAGCGAAAGTATTTGGTGCGGAAGACAGCCATAAATATGTTAATGGCGTATTGGATAAAGTGGCGCCGTCGTTATCTCGTAAATAA
- the uup gene encoding ABC transporter ATP-binding protein — translation MFFSKQEVIVALISLTNGYLSFSDHPLLDYTELHIEAGERVCLVGRNGAGKSTLMKILAGEVVMDDGRLQFERDLVVSRLEQDPPRHAEGNVFDYVAEGVGHLADLLKEYHRISWLLENAYEDSLLNQLAHIQAQLEHAGGWLFETQINEVLAKLALDPDMRLADLSGGWLRKAALARALVCAPDVLLLDEPTNHLDVEAIEWLEEFLLGFSGSIVFISHDRSFIRKMATRIVDLDRGKLVSYPGDYDLYLTTKEENLRVEALQNELFDKKLAQEEIWIRQGIKARRTRNEGRVRALKALREERRQRREVLGSAKLQLDTSSRSGKIVFELEDVSYAIGDKTLLSHFSTTILRGDKIALVGPNGCGKTTFIKLLLGELQPTSGNIRCGTKLDIAYFDQYRADLDPEKTVMDNVADGKQDIEVNGIKRHVLGYLQDFLFPPKRAMTPVKALSGGERNRLLLAKLLLKPNNLLILDEPTNDLDVETLELLEDILTDYQGTLLIVSHDRQFIDNTATECYIFEGDGVLNKYVGGFHDAKQQQANYFATKAAEQAARQSKKAALQEESTVQKSDVLSQPHKPRTVKLSYKEQRELEQLPNLLEELEEKITALQEEIGDANFFQQSHDYTSAKLQLLADTEQALEDAFLRWESLESKKNGGNE, via the coding sequence ATGTTTTTTAGCAAACAAGAGGTTATTGTGGCATTAATCAGCTTAACCAATGGATACCTTTCTTTTAGCGATCATCCGTTATTGGATTACACCGAATTACATATTGAAGCCGGCGAGCGGGTGTGTTTAGTTGGGCGCAATGGCGCAGGCAAATCGACTTTAATGAAAATTTTGGCAGGCGAGGTCGTGATGGATGACGGGCGCTTGCAATTTGAACGCGATTTGGTCGTTTCCCGTTTGGAACAAGATCCGCCGCGCCATGCTGAGGGCAATGTGTTTGATTATGTCGCCGAGGGTGTTGGGCATTTGGCAGATTTACTCAAAGAATATCACCGTATTTCGTGGTTATTGGAAAATGCCTATGAAGACAGCTTGCTCAATCAATTAGCGCATATACAGGCTCAATTGGAACACGCCGGCGGTTGGCTGTTTGAAACGCAGATCAACGAAGTGTTGGCAAAATTAGCGTTGGATCCGGATATGCGTCTTGCGGATTTATCCGGTGGCTGGTTGCGTAAAGCAGCATTGGCAAGAGCGCTTGTTTGTGCGCCGGATGTGTTGCTGTTGGATGAACCGACCAACCATTTGGATGTAGAAGCCATTGAATGGTTGGAAGAATTTTTACTTGGGTTTAGTGGAAGTATTGTGTTTATTTCCCATGACCGTTCTTTTATTCGCAAAATGGCGACACGTATTGTGGATTTGGATCGTGGCAAATTGGTCTCTTATCCGGGAGATTACGATTTATATTTAACCACCAAGGAAGAAAATTTGCGTGTGGAAGCGTTGCAAAATGAGTTGTTTGATAAAAAATTGGCACAAGAAGAAATTTGGATCCGCCAAGGGATCAAAGCCAGACGAACTCGTAACGAAGGGCGAGTGCGCGCCCTAAAAGCCTTGCGCGAAGAACGTCGTCAGCGACGCGAAGTGTTGGGAAGCGCGAAATTGCAATTGGATACATCTAGTCGTTCAGGCAAAATTGTGTTTGAGTTGGAGGATGTGAGTTATGCTATTGGCGATAAAACCCTGTTGAGCCATTTTAGTACTACTATTTTACGCGGCGATAAAATTGCTTTGGTCGGACCAAATGGTTGCGGTAAAACGACGTTTATTAAATTGCTTTTAGGCGAATTGCAACCGACGTCGGGCAATATTCGTTGTGGTACCAAGCTGGATATTGCTTATTTTGATCAATATCGGGCGGATTTAGATCCGGAGAAAACCGTGATGGATAACGTGGCGGACGGAAAACAAGATATCGAAGTTAATGGGATAAAACGCCATGTATTGGGATATTTGCAAGACTTTTTATTTCCGCCAAAACGTGCCATGACGCCAGTCAAAGCCTTATCTGGAGGCGAGCGCAATCGCTTGTTGTTGGCAAAATTGTTGCTAAAACCGAATAATTTATTAATTCTGGATGAACCGACCAATGATTTGGATGTGGAAACCTTAGAATTATTGGAAGATATTTTGACTGATTATCAAGGAACCTTATTAATTGTGAGCCACGATCGTCAATTTATCGATAACACTGCCACGGAATGTTATATTTTTGAAGGCGATGGGGTATTGAATAAATACGTAGGCGGGTTCCACGACGCCAAACAGCAACAAGCCAATTATTTTGCCACCAAAGCGGCTGAACAGGCTGCTCGTCAAAGTAAAAAAGCCGCTCTACAGGAAGAAAGTACGGTGCAAAAATCGGACGTTTTATCACAACCGCATAAGCCGCGTACGGTGAAATTATCCTACAAAGAGCAGCGTGAATTGGAGCAACTGCCGAATTTATTGGAAGAATTAGAAGAAAAAATCACCGCACTTCAAGAAGAAATCGGTGATGCAAACTTTTTCCAACAGTCCCATGATTATACATCGGCAAAATTGCAATTGTTAGCGGACACTGAGCAAGCTTTGGAAGATGCATTTTTGCGTTGGGAAAGTTTAGAAAGTAAGAAAAATGGCGGAAATGAGTAA
- the ribH gene encoding 6,7-dimethyl-8-ribityllumazine synthase, whose amino-acid sequence MKVLEGAVAAPEAKIAVVIARFNSFINESLLEGAVDALKRIGQVKDENITLVRAPGAYELPLVARRLAESKKYDAIVALGTVIRGGTAHFEYVAGEASSGLGQVAMQAEIPVAFGVLTTENIEQAIERAGTKAGNKGAEAALVALEMVNLLDQIKAA is encoded by the coding sequence ATGAAAGTATTAGAAGGAGCAGTCGCCGCACCAGAGGCGAAAATTGCGGTAGTTATCGCGCGTTTTAACAGTTTTATTAATGAGAGTTTATTAGAAGGCGCTGTGGATGCGCTAAAACGTATCGGTCAAGTTAAAGATGAAAATATTACGTTAGTACGTGCGCCGGGTGCTTATGAATTACCATTGGTGGCACGTCGTTTGGCAGAAAGCAAAAAATATGATGCAATCGTCGCTTTAGGTACGGTTATTCGCGGTGGCACAGCACATTTTGAATATGTTGCGGGCGAAGCGAGCAGCGGTTTAGGGCAAGTGGCGATGCAAGCGGAAATTCCAGTAGCATTTGGTGTGTTAACCACGGAAAATATTGAGCAGGCGATTGAGCGCGCCGGTACTAAAGCGGGAAATAAAGGGGCGGAAGCTGCTTTAGTCGCTTTAGAAATGGTCAATTTGTTAGATCAAATTAAAGCAGCATAA
- the trxB gene encoding thioredoxin reductase, translated as MSEIKHSKLLILGSGPAGYTAAIYAARANLKPVLVTGLQQGGQLTTTTEIENWPGDFGDTTGPELMQRMLQHAEKFDTEIIFDHINRVDLSSRPFKLYGDMQTFSCDALIIATGASARYLGLPSEEAYKGRGVSACATCDGFFYRNKPVAVVGGGNTAVEEALYLANIASEVHLIHRRDSFRAEKILLDRLNKKVEEGKIVLHTHRTLDEVLGDDMGVTGLRLKDTQSEACEEIKLEGAFIAIGHAPNTDIFAGQLELNNGYIVVKSGLSGNATATSVEGVFAAGDVMDHNYRQAITSAGTGCMAALDAERYLDAQE; from the coding sequence ATGTCAGAAATTAAACACAGCAAATTGCTTATTTTAGGCTCCGGTCCTGCCGGCTATACTGCCGCGATTTATGCAGCGCGTGCCAACCTTAAACCCGTATTGGTCACCGGCTTGCAACAAGGCGGTCAATTAACCACAACTACGGAAATTGAAAACTGGCCGGGTGATTTTGGCGATACGACAGGTCCTGAATTGATGCAAAGAATGTTACAACACGCGGAAAAGTTTGATACCGAAATTATTTTTGATCATATCAATCGCGTGGATTTGTCTTCTCGCCCGTTCAAACTTTATGGCGATATGCAAACCTTTAGTTGCGATGCCTTAATTATCGCCACCGGCGCCTCCGCTCGTTATTTGGGTTTACCTTCCGAAGAAGCCTATAAAGGACGCGGCGTTTCTGCTTGCGCGACTTGTGACGGATTTTTCTATCGCAATAAACCAGTTGCCGTCGTCGGCGGTGGCAATACCGCAGTAGAAGAAGCGCTTTATTTGGCCAATATTGCCTCTGAGGTGCATTTAATCCACCGTCGTGACAGTTTCCGTGCTGAAAAAATCCTACTTGACCGTTTAAACAAAAAAGTGGAAGAAGGTAAAATCGTACTCCATACGCACCGCACTTTAGACGAAGTATTGGGTGATGATATGGGCGTGACCGGATTGCGTTTAAAAGATACCCAATCCGAGGCTTGCGAAGAAATCAAATTAGAAGGCGCCTTTATCGCTATTGGCCATGCGCCAAATACGGATATTTTTGCCGGTCAACTGGAATTAAATAACGGTTATATTGTGGTAAAATCCGGTTTAAGCGGTAATGCGACCGCCACTTCCGTAGAAGGCGTGTTTGCCGCGGGAGATGTGATGGATCATAACTACCGACAAGCAATTACCTCCGCTGGAACCGGTTGTATGGCGGCGTTAGATGCTGAACGTTATCTTGATGCACAAGAATAA
- the oxlT gene encoding Oxalate:formate exchange protein: MSTSRNTTFLFVFIAAAILLITSGIRLSLGLFVNPIATQSDISIVDLSFALAMTQLMWGVSQPITGALADRFGARWVICGGTILLAVACALVPLLLTPLGLVFTLGILLAFGAGAGSFSVLMGQVANNILPQYRGTASGIINAGSSFGQFLFAPLLQSLIVSQYFGWQGAMYSLALISLICLPLGFLLTRKNSLTPPPAHSEMQQSLGQVVKFALKDRSYWLIHIGFFTCGFHIAFLVTHLPTEIILAGLKSNVASWSLALIGLSNVIGSLIVGWCVGHFRSKYILFWMYLSRTLLIGFFLLAPKNALTFYIFAISLGLTWLATVPPTAAAVGKLFGVRYLATLFGLTLLSHQIGGFFGAYLGGLAISKLGDYQWMWYADMVLALLAAVLNLPIREEKIVKAK, encoded by the coding sequence ATGTCAACTTCTCGTAACACCACTTTTTTATTCGTTTTTATCGCCGCTGCTATTTTATTAATCACCTCCGGCATTCGGTTGTCTTTAGGGTTATTTGTAAATCCCATTGCAACACAGTCAGACATTTCCATTGTGGATTTAAGTTTTGCTTTAGCGATGACGCAATTGATGTGGGGCGTATCACAACCGATTACCGGTGCATTGGCGGATCGCTTTGGTGCGCGTTGGGTGATTTGCGGCGGAACGATCTTATTGGCAGTGGCTTGTGCCTTGGTTCCCTTATTGCTGACCCCCTTAGGATTGGTGTTCACCTTAGGGATTTTATTGGCATTTGGCGCCGGCGCGGGCAGTTTTTCTGTCTTAATGGGACAAGTGGCAAATAATATTTTGCCGCAGTATCGAGGAACTGCCTCAGGTATTATTAACGCCGGTAGTTCATTCGGGCAATTTTTATTTGCTCCTTTGTTGCAATCCTTAATTGTCAGTCAATATTTTGGTTGGCAAGGTGCCATGTACAGTTTAGCATTAATCAGTTTAATTTGTTTACCACTCGGCTTTTTATTGACGCGTAAAAACTCGCTAACGCCGCCTCCTGCGCATTCCGAAATGCAACAAAGTTTAGGACAAGTCGTGAAATTTGCTTTAAAAGATCGGAGTTATTGGTTAATTCATATCGGTTTTTTCACTTGTGGATTTCATATCGCCTTTTTGGTTACCCATTTACCCACAGAAATTATTTTAGCGGGATTAAAATCCAATGTGGCATCTTGGTCATTGGCATTGATTGGGTTATCCAATGTTATCGGCAGTTTGATTGTAGGGTGGTGCGTCGGGCATTTTCGCAGTAAATATATTTTATTTTGGATGTATTTAAGTCGTACCCTGTTGATCGGATTCTTTTTATTGGCGCCGAAAAATGCGCTGACCTTTTATATTTTTGCAATTTCTTTAGGGCTGACATGGCTTGCTACGGTTCCGCCGACTGCGGCGGCAGTAGGAAAATTATTCGGTGTGCGCTATCTTGCTACGTTATTTGGCTTGACTTTATTGAGCCATCAAATTGGCGGTTTTTTCGGCGCGTATTTAGGCGGGTTAGCGATCAGCAAATTAGGCGATTATCAATGGATGTGGTATGCCGATATGGTGTTGGCGCTTTTAGCTGCAGTGCTAAATTTACCTATTCGGGAAGAAAAAATAGTAAAAGCAAAATAG